In a genomic window of beta proteobacterium MWH-UniP1:
- the def gene encoding peptide deformylase, producing the protein MAKLKLLHYPDERLRTVAKPVAVVDDRIREIVRDMAETMYAAPGIGLAATQVNVHERIILIDTTEEQNDLRVLINPEIVAHSSDKKVFQEGCLSVPGIYDEVERPDAIRVRALNERGESIEFDADGLLSVCIQHEIDHLNGKVFVDYLSRLKQGRIKTKMIKAKESGAFDVDPEFTRRPDRMVEKV; encoded by the coding sequence ATGGCAAAGTTGAAGTTGTTGCACTACCCCGATGAGCGGCTAAGAACCGTCGCTAAGCCGGTGGCCGTGGTGGATGACCGGATTCGTGAAATTGTTCGTGACATGGCCGAGACCATGTATGCCGCGCCAGGCATTGGACTTGCGGCCACCCAGGTCAATGTGCATGAGCGCATCATTTTGATTGATACAACCGAAGAGCAAAATGACCTTCGGGTCTTGATCAACCCTGAGATTGTTGCCCACAGCTCGGATAAAAAAGTCTTCCAAGAGGGCTGTTTATCAGTACCTGGTATTTACGACGAAGTAGAGCGGCCGGATGCCATTCGAGTTCGCGCTCTGAATGAGCGTGGCGAGTCGATTGAGTTTGACGCCGATGGATTGCTCTCGGTCTGTATTCAGCACGAGATTGATCACTTAAATGGCAAAGTCTTTGTTGATTATTTGTCTCGCCTAAAACAGGGTCGCATTAAGACCAAAATGATCAAGGCCAAAGAGAGCGGCGCTTTTGACGTCGATCCGGAATTTACGCGCCGGCCGGACCGCATGGTTGAAAAAGTCTAG
- the gyrB gene encoding DNA topoisomerase (ATP-hydrolyzing) subunit B, with translation MFSPTQKYQEQQDSEQAQGYGASSIKMLKGLEAVRKRPGMYIGDTHDGSGLHHMVFEVVDNAIDEALAGHCDDIVITIHTDNSISVTDNGRGIPTDIHKDDEFGRSAAEIVMTELHAGGKFDQNSYKVSGGLHGVGVSVVNALSDWLRLTIRRNGQTHAMEFRAGERVEPLKVVGPTDRRGTEVHFLASAEIFGDVNFHFDILAKRLRELSFLNNGVKIRLVDQREGKEENFAFSGGVQGFVQYINRSKTNLHPTVFYVSGEKDNVAVEAALQWNDSYNENVLCFTNNIPQRDGGTHLTGLRAAMTRVLNKYISESELAKKAKVDTSGDDMREGLSCVLSVKVPEPKFSSQTKDKLVSSEVRQPVEDVVGKALEEFLLEHPNDAKAICSKIVEAARAREAARKAREMTRRKGVLDSFGLSGKLADCQERDPSKAELYLVEGDSAGGSAKQGRDRKFQAILPLKGKILNVEKARFDKLIASQEIVTLIQTLGTGIGKDDYNPDKLRYHRIIIMTDADVDGSHIRTLLLTFFYRQMRELVERGYIYIAQPPLYKVKHGKEERYIKDDAQMQEYLLAIALQDAQIQAPAGQQEAPKDLSDLAKTYLQANNVIQRLSKIIDEQLCRAVLDGVKLDLSTNETAIATADTLQKWMNQQQVQLGAQDSQLKVFAEFNSDKEKWRLKIERPHHGNVRLTSLDADFLNTEDYKTLTHAAQTLKSAVPAGTTVSRGKGEQVKSVQVRDFGQAMEWLLQEAERGLSKQRYKGLGEMNPEQLWETTMNIESRTLLQVKIEDAIAADSIFTTLMGEEVEPRRQFIEDNALRVANLDV, from the coding sequence ATCTTTAGTCCGACCCAAAAGTATCAAGAGCAGCAAGATAGTGAACAGGCCCAGGGTTATGGTGCCTCCTCCATCAAGATGCTCAAAGGCCTTGAGGCAGTTAGAAAACGCCCCGGCATGTACATTGGTGACACGCATGATGGCAGTGGTCTGCACCATATGGTGTTTGAGGTGGTGGACAACGCGATTGACGAGGCTTTGGCGGGCCATTGCGACGATATTGTGATTACCATTCATACCGATAACTCCATTTCAGTAACTGACAATGGCCGTGGTATCCCAACCGATATTCACAAAGACGATGAGTTTGGTCGGTCAGCTGCTGAGATTGTGATGACTGAGCTGCATGCCGGCGGTAAGTTCGACCAAAACAGCTATAAAGTGTCTGGTGGTTTGCATGGTGTGGGTGTGTCGGTGGTTAACGCTTTATCAGACTGGTTACGACTGACTATTCGCCGTAATGGCCAAACCCATGCCATGGAATTTCGGGCAGGGGAACGCGTTGAACCCTTAAAAGTTGTTGGGCCAACAGATCGGCGCGGCACCGAGGTTCATTTCTTGGCCAGCGCGGAAATTTTTGGTGATGTCAATTTCCACTTCGATATTCTGGCCAAACGTCTGCGCGAACTAAGCTTTCTCAATAACGGCGTCAAAATTCGCCTGGTGGATCAGCGCGAGGGCAAAGAAGAAAACTTTGCGTTTTCTGGTGGTGTGCAGGGCTTTGTGCAATATATCAATCGCTCTAAAACAAACCTTCACCCAACTGTTTTTTATGTCAGTGGCGAAAAAGACAACGTTGCCGTAGAAGCCGCCCTGCAATGGAACGATAGCTACAACGAAAACGTTTTGTGCTTTACCAACAACATCCCCCAGCGTGACGGTGGTACACATTTAACGGGTCTTCGTGCCGCAATGACCCGTGTTCTGAACAAATACATCAGTGAATCTGAGCTAGCAAAAAAAGCAAAGGTCGATACCTCGGGCGATGATATGCGCGAAGGGCTGAGCTGTGTTTTATCAGTGAAGGTACCCGAGCCCAAGTTCTCTTCCCAGACCAAAGACAAGCTTGTTTCAAGTGAAGTGCGCCAGCCTGTAGAAGACGTGGTCGGCAAAGCCCTTGAAGAGTTTTTGCTGGAACACCCCAACGACGCAAAAGCAATCTGCAGCAAGATTGTGGAAGCAGCCCGTGCCCGTGAAGCGGCCCGTAAGGCCCGCGAGATGACCCGCCGTAAGGGGGTTTTAGACTCTTTTGGGTTATCTGGAAAATTAGCAGACTGCCAGGAACGAGACCCCTCCAAGGCCGAGTTGTATTTGGTCGAGGGCGATTCCGCTGGTGGCTCAGCCAAACAGGGCCGTGACCGAAAGTTTCAGGCGATCTTGCCACTAAAAGGCAAAATTCTGAATGTTGAAAAAGCACGTTTTGACAAACTGATTGCTTCTCAAGAAATCGTCACGTTGATTCAGACCTTGGGCACAGGCATTGGCAAAGACGACTACAACCCAGACAAGCTTCGCTATCATCGCATCATCATCATGACCGATGCTGATGTTGACGGTTCACACATTCGCACCCTGTTGTTGACTTTTTTCTACCGTCAAATGCGTGAGCTGGTTGAGCGTGGTTACATTTATATTGCCCAACCACCGCTTTACAAGGTCAAACACGGCAAAGAAGAGCGCTACATCAAAGATGATGCGCAGATGCAGGAATACCTATTGGCGATTGCCCTGCAAGATGCACAAATTCAAGCGCCGGCGGGGCAGCAAGAAGCCCCCAAAGATTTATCCGACTTGGCAAAGACTTATCTGCAAGCCAACAACGTGATTCAACGGCTTTCGAAAATCATTGATGAACAACTCTGCCGCGCGGTGTTGGATGGCGTGAAGCTGGATCTCTCGACCAATGAAACGGCTATTGCCACTGCTGACACATTGCAAAAATGGATGAATCAGCAGCAAGTGCAGCTTGGCGCACAAGATTCACAGCTGAAGGTTTTTGCAGAATTTAATAGTGACAAAGAAAAATGGCGCTTGAAAATAGAGCGGCCTCATCACGGCAATGTTCGGTTGACCAGTCTTGATGCAGATTTTCTAAATACCGAAGATTACAAAACACTCACGCACGCCGCTCAGACACTGAAAAGCGCCGTACCAGCCGGAACTACGGTCTCTCGCGGCAAGGGTGAGCAAGTCAAGTCCGTTCAGGTGCGTGATTTTGGTCAAGCGATGGAGTGGCTGCTTCAAGAGGCTGAGCGTGGTCTATCGAAGCAGCGGTACAAAGGTCTGGGGGAAATGAATCCAGAGCAGCTCTGGGAGACCACCATGAATATTGAGAGCAGAACTTTGTTACAGGTGAAGATTGAAGACGCCATTGCGGCAGACAGTATCTTCACCACTTTGATGGGCGAAGAGGTGGAGCCCCGCCGACAATTTATTGAAGACAATGCCTTGCGGGTTGCCAACCTAGATGTCTGA
- the dnaA gene encoding chromosomal replication initiator protein DnaA, protein MESLWQDCLLHFERELPSQQFQTWFKPLELLRIDQDGQYSKVVLAAPTRFKQGWAKSQFTQSLSSWWSQTLGTPVDLEIEVSGPEALQDSQTSQKNSQQAENQSLVSDTPENTGTPKLAAHQPAKANPDQDDAQRQQSRLNGDWTFDTFVPGKANQLARAAALQVADNPGKGYNPLFLYGGVGLGKSHLIHAVGNALLQQNKNARVRYIHAEAYVSDVVKAYQRKSFDEFKRYYHSLDLLLIDDIQFFAGKQRTQEEFFYAFEALIAAQKQIIITSDTYPTELGEINPRLVTRFASGLTVAIEPPELEMRVAILMKKAEQESFPLQEEEAFFIAKQLRSNVRELEGALKKIIAYCGFHQTKPSIEVVKEALKDLLSIQKTSISVENIQKSVADFYNIKVADMYSKRRPANIAMPRQIAMYLAKELTQKSFPEIGDLFGGRDHTTVLHAVKKVSEQRQRNAELNHQLHILEQQLKG, encoded by the coding sequence ATGGAATCCCTCTGGCAAGACTGTCTTTTGCATTTTGAACGCGAGCTGCCTAGCCAGCAGTTTCAAACCTGGTTCAAACCCCTTGAATTGCTTCGTATTGACCAAGACGGCCAATACAGCAAGGTGGTTTTGGCCGCCCCCACCCGGTTTAAGCAAGGGTGGGCCAAAAGCCAGTTCACCCAATCCCTGTCTTCTTGGTGGTCACAGACTCTGGGCACCCCAGTGGATCTCGAAATCGAGGTTTCTGGCCCAGAAGCACTTCAAGACAGCCAAACCAGTCAAAAAAACAGCCAACAAGCCGAAAACCAAAGCTTGGTGTCAGACACCCCAGAAAATACAGGGACACCCAAGTTAGCCGCCCATCAGCCGGCCAAAGCCAATCCAGACCAAGACGATGCCCAGCGGCAACAAAGTCGATTAAACGGCGACTGGACTTTCGATACCTTCGTGCCCGGTAAAGCCAATCAGCTTGCCCGCGCGGCAGCACTTCAAGTGGCCGACAATCCGGGCAAGGGTTACAACCCCCTGTTTTTGTATGGGGGCGTGGGACTCGGTAAGAGCCACTTGATTCATGCGGTCGGTAACGCCTTGCTGCAGCAAAATAAAAATGCGCGGGTCAGATACATCCATGCAGAAGCTTATGTCAGCGACGTGGTCAAGGCCTATCAAAGGAAATCTTTTGATGAATTCAAACGCTACTACCACTCTCTTGATCTGCTGTTGATTGACGATATTCAGTTTTTTGCTGGTAAACAACGCACCCAAGAAGAATTCTTCTACGCCTTTGAGGCCCTGATTGCCGCCCAAAAGCAAATCATCATTACCAGTGACACCTACCCCACCGAGCTTGGCGAAATCAATCCGAGACTGGTTACCCGATTTGCCTCTGGCCTGACGGTAGCGATTGAGCCACCCGAATTGGAAATGCGGGTAGCGATCCTGATGAAAAAAGCGGAACAAGAGAGTTTCCCATTACAGGAAGAGGAAGCTTTTTTTATTGCTAAACAACTCCGCTCTAACGTACGCGAGTTGGAAGGGGCCCTGAAAAAAATCATTGCCTATTGCGGCTTTCATCAGACCAAACCCTCTATCGAGGTGGTGAAAGAAGCCTTGAAAGACCTGTTGTCGATTCAGAAAACTTCTATTTCGGTCGAGAACATACAAAAGTCCGTGGCAGATTTCTACAACATTAAAGTCGCCGATATGTATAGCAAACGCCGGCCGGCCAACATTGCCATGCCGCGTCAGATCGCCATGTACTTGGCCAAAGAACTGACCCAGAAAAGCTTTCCCGAAATCGGTGACCTGTTTGGTGGGCGCGATCACACCACCGTTCTTCATGCAGTGAAAAAGGTATCCGAACAACGCCAGCGCAATGCCGAGCTTAACCACCAGTTACATATCTTGGAACAACAACTCAAGGGATAA
- the dnaN gene encoding DNA polymerase III subunit beta has translation MNLIKAQRDALLKPLQTVTGIVERRHTLPILSNVLINKTGTQVSFCSTDIEMQIKTQSEMGSGSDDLATTVAARKLLDILRALSDQQEISMSYANKKLVLAQGKSKFSLQTLAAEEFPTVTVADDYPAKVELSQKALKHLLHLVHFAMAQQDIRYYLNGLLLVIDKDSLKAVATDGHRLAFSAVKSGDAGVNISNAGDRQEVILPRKAVLELQRLLSESDESVTIELAANQARFRFDQIELISKLIEGKFPDYQRVIPVGHSKLITLDREILLGSLQRAAILTTDKFKGVRLTLSAGLLRVSSTNAEQEEASEDLEVDYSGDPVDIGFNVQYLLDVLSNLKNKTVEIALQDPNASALITTPEDPEFKYVVMPMRI, from the coding sequence ATGAATCTGATCAAAGCACAACGTGATGCGCTTTTAAAACCACTACAAACCGTTACGGGTATTGTGGAACGGCGACATACCCTACCGATTTTGTCCAATGTTCTGATTAACAAAACCGGAACACAGGTGTCATTTTGCTCAACAGACATTGAGATGCAGATCAAAACCCAGTCAGAGATGGGCTCTGGATCTGACGATCTCGCCACCACGGTAGCGGCGAGAAAACTATTAGATATCTTGCGAGCCTTATCGGATCAGCAAGAAATCTCCATGTCGTATGCCAATAAAAAGTTGGTTCTTGCACAAGGCAAATCAAAATTTAGTCTGCAAACACTTGCGGCAGAAGAGTTCCCCACGGTCACTGTTGCAGATGACTATCCTGCCAAGGTTGAATTAAGCCAAAAGGCGTTAAAGCACTTACTGCATCTTGTTCACTTTGCCATGGCGCAGCAAGATATTCGTTACTATCTCAATGGCCTATTGCTGGTGATTGATAAAGACAGTCTAAAAGCGGTTGCAACCGATGGCCACCGTTTGGCTTTTTCGGCAGTGAAATCAGGTGATGCAGGTGTCAACATTTCTAATGCGGGTGACCGGCAAGAGGTAATTTTGCCGAGAAAGGCTGTTTTGGAGTTACAACGGCTTTTGTCTGAATCTGATGAATCCGTCACCATTGAACTGGCCGCCAACCAAGCTCGTTTCCGCTTTGATCAGATTGAACTCATCTCAAAATTAATTGAAGGAAAATTCCCTGATTACCAACGTGTGATTCCTGTGGGTCACTCGAAACTGATCACACTCGATCGCGAAATCCTGTTGGGTTCTTTACAGCGTGCGGCAATTCTAACCACCGATAAATTCAAAGGCGTGCGTCTCACGTTGTCCGCTGGCTTATTGCGAGTTTCCAGCACCAACGCCGAACAAGAAGAAGCTTCTGAAGATCTAGAGGTGGATTACTCTGGAGACCCAGTGGATATTGGGTTTAATGTTCAATATCTCTTAGATGTTTTATCCAACCTCAAAAACAAGACGGTTGAAATTGCCTTGCAAGATCCAAATGCAAGTGCGCTAATCACTACCCCAGAAGATCCAGAATTTAAATATGTTGTGATGCCGATGCGGATTTAA
- a CDS encoding DNA topoisomerase III: MSKALVIAEKPSVASDIAKALGGFTKHDDVFERDDMVVASAVGHLLEITAPEEYDVKRGKWSFANLPVIPPHFDLNPIAKSEAKLKTLARLIKKKDIDRLVNACDAGREGELIFRYIVQHTKAKQPIERLWLQSMTPSAIRDAFAQLRSDHDMTPLADAARCRSEADWLVGINGTRAMTAFNSKEGGFFLTTVGRVQTPTLAVVVEREEKIRKFVARDYFEIHATFQANAGPYEGRWFAPGFKKNDQDPELKAERVWDAKQADEIAKRCQGKPATVTEESKPSSQIAPALFDLTSLQREANARFGFSAKNSLGLAQALYEKHKVLTYPRTDSKALPEDYIGTVQTTIDALAKAASFSGFAQEILKNKWIKPNKRIFDNTKVSDHFAIIPTGVLPKALSEPEQKIFELVVRRFLAVFYPAAEFQVTTRISTIGSDQFKTEGKVLVNPGWMTVYGRESAGSDAMLVPVGPKEKPIADPVAAEGLKTKPPARFSEATLLSAMESAGKAIDDEELREAMAGKGLGTPATRAAIIEGLLAEKYLIRDGRELIPTAKAFQLMTLLRGLDVKELSMPELTGEWEYKLRQIEEGKMSREAFMKEIAAITEHIVNQAKNYTDSTIPGDYATLKTPCPKCGGVVKENYRRFACSSCDFSISKIPGGRAFELPEIETLLSEKTFGPVDGFRSKMGRPFVASLKITADHKLEFDFGNSPDAEGANEPVDFSNQTALGSCPKCNANVFVHGNAYVCEKSVGPGPSCDFRTGMMILQQTISPEQVQKLLATGKTDLLDGFVSARTRRKFKAYLVKTPEGKIGFEFEARAPKAAGPKAGAKKSATKASKTGTKKSKD, translated from the coding sequence ATGAGCAAAGCACTGGTTATCGCTGAAAAGCCCTCCGTCGCCTCTGATATTGCAAAAGCACTTGGCGGCTTCACCAAACATGACGACGTGTTTGAGCGTGACGACATGGTCGTGGCCTCGGCTGTGGGCCATCTCTTGGAGATCACGGCCCCCGAAGAATACGACGTCAAAAGGGGCAAATGGTCATTTGCGAACCTGCCCGTGATTCCCCCGCACTTTGATCTCAATCCGATTGCCAAGAGCGAAGCCAAACTCAAGACCTTGGCCAGGCTCATCAAAAAGAAGGACATTGATCGGCTGGTCAATGCCTGTGACGCGGGCCGTGAGGGTGAACTGATTTTTCGCTATATCGTCCAGCACACCAAGGCAAAGCAGCCCATTGAACGACTGTGGCTGCAGTCCATGACGCCATCAGCGATTCGGGACGCCTTTGCGCAGCTGCGTTCCGATCACGACATGACACCGCTTGCCGATGCGGCACGGTGCCGGTCCGAGGCCGATTGGCTGGTTGGCATCAATGGCACCCGAGCCATGACCGCCTTTAACTCAAAAGAAGGTGGGTTTTTTCTCACCACCGTGGGCCGGGTGCAGACCCCAACGCTTGCCGTGGTGGTCGAGCGCGAAGAAAAGATTCGCAAATTCGTGGCCCGAGACTATTTTGAGATTCACGCAACCTTTCAGGCCAATGCAGGCCCTTACGAGGGACGGTGGTTTGCCCCCGGTTTCAAAAAGAATGATCAGGACCCCGAACTAAAGGCTGAACGGGTTTGGGACGCCAAACAAGCCGACGAGATTGCCAAGCGCTGCCAGGGCAAGCCCGCCACCGTCACCGAAGAAAGCAAGCCTTCTAGCCAGATTGCGCCAGCATTATTTGATCTCACCAGTCTTCAGCGTGAAGCCAACGCACGATTTGGTTTTTCTGCCAAGAACTCTCTGGGCCTTGCGCAGGCCTTGTATGAAAAACACAAAGTTCTGACCTATCCCAGAACCGACTCCAAAGCCCTGCCAGAAGACTACATCGGGACGGTTCAGACCACGATTGACGCCTTGGCCAAAGCCGCGAGTTTTTCTGGGTTCGCTCAAGAAATTCTGAAAAACAAATGGATCAAACCCAATAAACGGATTTTCGACAACACCAAGGTCTCAGACCACTTTGCCATTATTCCAACGGGTGTCTTGCCCAAAGCCCTGTCCGAGCCAGAACAAAAAATATTTGAACTGGTCGTTCGGCGCTTCTTGGCGGTGTTTTATCCAGCAGCAGAGTTTCAAGTCACGACACGCATCAGCACGATCGGATCGGACCAATTCAAGACCGAAGGCAAGGTACTGGTCAACCCCGGCTGGATGACCGTCTATGGTCGTGAAAGTGCCGGTAGTGACGCCATGTTGGTGCCCGTAGGCCCGAAGGAAAAGCCGATTGCCGACCCGGTTGCTGCCGAAGGCTTAAAGACCAAGCCGCCTGCCCGTTTTAGTGAGGCGACCCTGCTCTCTGCAATGGAAAGTGCTGGCAAAGCCATTGACGATGAAGAGCTTCGTGAGGCCATGGCCGGCAAAGGTCTGGGCACGCCCGCCACACGTGCCGCGATTATTGAAGGGCTGCTTGCTGAAAAATATCTGATTCGAGATGGCCGCGAATTAATTCCGACTGCCAAAGCCTTCCAGCTGATGACGCTGTTGCGTGGCCTAGATGTCAAAGAGTTATCGATGCCAGAGTTAACCGGCGAATGGGAATACAAACTTCGACAGATTGAAGAAGGCAAGATGTCTCGCGAAGCCTTCATGAAAGAAATTGCCGCGATCACTGAGCATATTGTGAATCAGGCGAAAAACTATACCGACAGCACGATCCCGGGTGATTACGCCACCTTAAAAACACCCTGTCCGAAATGTGGGGGCGTGGTGAAGGAAAACTATCGGCGATTTGCCTGCAGCAGCTGTGATTTTTCTATTTCGAAAATTCCAGGCGGCCGGGCATTTGAGTTGCCCGAAATCGAAACCTTATTGTCAGAAAAAACATTCGGCCCAGTCGACGGTTTTCGCAGCAAAATGGGTCGACCATTTGTGGCCAGCCTAAAAATTACAGCAGACCACAAACTTGAGTTTGATTTTGGCAATAGCCCTGACGCCGAAGGTGCCAACGAGCCTGTGGATTTCAGTAACCAAACCGCCCTTGGGTCTTGCCCGAAATGCAATGCGAATGTCTTTGTCCATGGCAACGCTTATGTCTGTGAAAAAAGTGTGGGCCCAGGGCCAAGCTGTGATTTCCGCACCGGCATGATGATCTTGCAGCAGACCATTTCGCCGGAGCAGGTTCAAAAACTCCTGGCCACCGGCAAGACCGATTTGCTCGATGGATTTGTTTCCGCAAGAACCCGGCGTAAATTCAAGGCATATCTGGTGAAGACACCGGAAGGGAAAATTGGATTTGAATTTGAGGCCAGGGCGCCCAAAGCTGCGGGACCAAAAGCGGGTGCGAAAAAAAGTGCCACCAAAGCCAGCAAAACCGGAACAAAGAAATCTAAAGATTAG
- the dprA gene encoding DNA-processing protein DprA produces MTSLANQQTFELNASASDFPTPLGQTHPAVLRIYGRGNKNLVSTMAQNPGLAIVGSRQASSQGLADAHWFASVVSKAGLTVISGLAQGIDASAHEGALDGPGQTIAVLGHGLQTIYPPQHRALAEQIVSQGGALITEYPAGTPALPGYFPQRNRIIAALSRAVLVVEATPKSGSLITARHALELGIDVFVVPGSIHMMQSIGCNALIRQGAQLTQSPEQLLEDLGVQVANAMPGTVSFMGEPLSKTRSPARKGRLDQNSSQRPLELALDETSQRVLKALNFYPLAVADLATQSGVAEKDLYGALLVLELCGLASRLPDGKWLKQRSFT; encoded by the coding sequence ATGACCTCTCTTGCCAACCAACAGACTTTCGAACTCAACGCCTCTGCCAGTGATTTTCCCACGCCACTGGGCCAAACACACCCTGCCGTTTTACGGATCTACGGAAGGGGCAATAAAAATCTTGTCAGCACCATGGCCCAAAATCCGGGCCTGGCCATTGTTGGTAGCCGCCAAGCCAGCAGCCAAGGGCTCGCCGATGCCCACTGGTTTGCCAGTGTTGTTTCCAAAGCCGGCCTCACTGTCATCAGTGGACTGGCCCAGGGCATTGATGCCAGCGCCCACGAGGGTGCCTTGGATGGGCCAGGTCAGACAATTGCAGTACTGGGCCACGGATTACAAACAATCTATCCCCCACAACACCGCGCGCTTGCCGAACAGATTGTGTCGCAGGGGGGTGCGCTCATTACGGAATACCCCGCAGGCACGCCTGCGTTACCGGGTTATTTTCCTCAGCGCAACCGGATTATTGCCGCCCTATCTCGGGCGGTTCTGGTTGTAGAAGCAACGCCCAAAAGTGGCTCGTTAATCACCGCTCGACATGCCTTAGAACTCGGCATTGATGTCTTCGTTGTGCCCGGATCCATTCACATGATGCAAAGCATCGGCTGCAACGCGTTGATCCGTCAGGGGGCCCAACTCACCCAATCGCCAGAGCAGCTACTTGAAGATCTCGGCGTTCAGGTAGCCAACGCAATGCCGGGGACGGTTTCTTTCATGGGGGAGCCTTTATCGAAGACCCGCAGCCCCGCTCGAAAAGGCCGCCTTGATCAAAACAGCTCTCAAAGGCCACTAGAGCTGGCGCTCGACGAGACAAGCCAGCGGGTCTTAAAGGCCTTGAATTTCTACCCCCTGGCAGTCGCCGACTTAGCGACACAGAGCGGTGTGGCAGAAAAGGATCTCTACGGCGCCTTGTTGGTTTTAGAGCTTTGTGGACTCGCTAGCAGATTACCTGATGGAAAGTGGCTTAAACAAAGATCTTTTACATAA
- a CDS encoding 5'-nucleotidase — MPVDLTDQLVIALSSRALFDFEEENRIFEQSDDRAYMQLQSERMQTPANPGVAFPLVRKLLSFNSPDRQRVEIVVLSRNDPVSGLRVYHSAQAHGLPIQRGVFTRGRSPYRYLKSLGAHLFLSANASDVEQALQAGYPAAHVYPHSAKSVENFPNELRIAFDGDAVLFSDEAERIYQQQGLDAFVAHEIQRADTPLPPGPFKPLLLALHQLQQDTRDNPTMKLRTALVTARSAPAHERAVRTLMDWKIEIDEAMFLGGLNKGDFLKEFEPDFFFDDQTRHCESSASAGPTGHVRSGVTNEPK; from the coding sequence ATGCCGGTTGACTTAACAGATCAGCTTGTCATCGCGCTTTCATCGCGGGCGCTTTTTGATTTCGAGGAAGAAAATCGAATCTTTGAGCAATCCGATGACCGGGCCTATATGCAGCTTCAGAGCGAGCGTATGCAGACACCGGCAAACCCGGGTGTTGCCTTTCCTTTGGTTCGCAAACTACTGTCGTTTAATTCCCCCGATCGGCAACGCGTAGAAATTGTGGTGTTGTCTCGAAATGATCCTGTTTCTGGTCTGCGGGTATACCACTCAGCACAGGCCCATGGGCTGCCGATTCAACGGGGAGTGTTTACACGGGGCCGATCCCCTTACCGTTACCTGAAATCACTTGGCGCCCACCTTTTTCTTTCCGCCAACGCATCGGATGTCGAACAGGCCCTGCAGGCGGGCTATCCGGCAGCTCACGTGTACCCCCACTCGGCAAAGTCTGTCGAGAACTTTCCAAATGAATTGCGGATTGCCTTTGACGGAGATGCGGTGCTGTTTAGTGACGAAGCCGAGCGCATTTATCAGCAGCAGGGGTTAGATGCCTTTGTTGCCCACGAGATTCAGCGGGCCGACACCCCACTGCCCCCTGGCCCATTTAAGCCCTTGTTGCTCGCCCTGCATCAACTTCAGCAGGACACTCGTGACAACCCCACCATGAAGCTCAGGACGGCCTTGGTCACGGCCCGCTCTGCCCCCGCCCACGAGCGGGCTGTCCGCACGCTGATGGATTGGAAGATCGAAATTGATGAGGCCATGTTCCTGGGGGGGTTAAACAAGGGCGATTTTCTAAAAGAATTCGAACCCGATTTCTTTTTTGACGATCAGACCAGGCATTGTGAATCCAGTGCCAGTGCCGGCCCGACCGGCCATGTCCGATCGGGCGTCACCAACGAACCAAAGTAG